In Rhodoferax sediminis, the sequence GGAGCGCTCGGTAGCGGCCGCCAAGGCCGAAGAAGACAGGAAGACGGCAGAAGCCGCCGGCAAGCCCGTGCAGTCGGCCGAAATCGTTGCCAAACGGGTCGAAGGCGGCGTGCAGAAGTTCCTCAAGGAGGTGTCGCTGTACAACCAGGCGTTCGTCAAGAATGACAAGCAGTCGGTCGAGCAGATGCTGAAAGAGCGTGGCACCACGGTCAAGTCGTTCACGCTGTACGTGGTCGGCGAAGGCATCGAGAAAAAGGTGGACGACTTTGCCGCCGAGGTGGCGGCCCAGGTCGCCGCTGCCAAACAGGGCGCCTGAGCGTCCTTTAAGCTTCGGACCCGATACTCGTCGGATCCGTGCCTGCGCTTTTACCCCGCTAAACTCACACCAACCCAAGGAGCCCCCCACATGCCCGACGCCAAACCAGCCCACAAGCGCATCTTGTTGAAGCTGTCCGGCGAGGCCCTGATGGGGGACGACGCGTTCGGCATCAACCGCGCCACCATCGTTCGCATGGTGGAAGAAATCGCCGAAGTGACTCGTCTGGGTGTGGAGGTGGCGGTGGTGATTGGTGGTGGCAACATTTTTCGCGGTGTGGCTGGGGGTTCGGTCGGCATGGACCGCGCCACGGCCGACTACATGGGCATGCTGGCCACCGTGATGAATGCGCTGGCGCTGGCCGATACCATGAACAAGGCCGGGTTGACGGCGCGCGTGATGTCCGCCATCGCCATCGAGCAGGTGGTGGAGCCCTACGTGCGGCCCAAGGCGTTGCAGTACCTGGAAGAGGGCAAGGTGGTGATTTTTGCCGCCGGCACGGGCAATCCCTTTTTCACCACCGATACCGCTGCGGCACTGCGCGGCGCGGAGATCGGCGCGGAACTGGTGCTCAAGGCCACCAAGGTGGACGGGGTGTACACGGCGGACCCGAAAAAGGATCCAGGCGCCACCCGCTATACGAAAATATCGTTCGACGAGGCGATCGCAAAAAATCTGGGCATTCTGGACGCCACGGCGTTTGCGCTGTGCCGCGATCAGAAGCTGCCCATCAAGGTGTTCTCCATTTTCAAACACGGTGCGCTCAAGCGGGTGGTGATGGGAGAAGATGAAGGAACGCTGGTGTATGTCTGAGGAGAGAAACATGACAATTGCCGACATCAGGAAGACGACGGAAGCGAAGATGGATCAGTCCATTGGCGCATTCAAAAGCAATCTCACCAAGATACGCACGGGACGGGCCAACCCCGCCCTGCTGGATACCCTGCAGATCGACTACTACGGCACCCTGATGCCGATCAACCAGGTGGCCAATGTGTCGCTGCTGGATTCGCGCACCATCAGCATCCAGCCCTGGGAAAAGGGCATGGGTGCCAAGATCGAGAAAGCGATCCGCGAGAGCGACCTGGGCCTGAACCCCGCGTCCATGGGCGACCTGATTCGCGTGCCGATGCCGCCCATGAGCGAAGAGCGCCGCAAGGAACTCACCAAAGTGGTCAAGAGCGAGGGCGAGGGTGCCAAGATCGCGGTGCGCAACCTGCGCCGCGATGGCAACGAAGCGGTCAAGAAGCTGGTAAAAGACAAACTGGCGTCCGAGGACGACCAGAAGCGGGCCGAGGCCGAGATCCAGAAGGTGACCGACCGGCACATCGCCGAGATCGACCAGCTGGTGGCGGCCAAGGAACAGGACATCATGGCGGTATAACGGTGCCCCCACGCTTGCCACTCCGTGTGCTGCGCTGCCCCCCGCAGGGGCTCTCGCGCCTTGGGGCGGCCCGGCGGCGCTCCTGCCCGACCCGCACCACACCATGAGCCAGGTACCTCACCACATCGCCATCGTGATGGACGGGAACGGCCGCTGGGCGACGCGCCGGTATCTGCCACGCGTGGCCGGTCACAAGCAGGGTGTCGATGCATTGAATCGCTGCGTCAGGGCCTGTGCGGCCAGGGGCGTAGCGGTGCTCACCGTCTTTGCGTTTTCTTCCGAGAACTGGAATCGACCGGTCGAGGAAGTGTCGGGCTTGATGGAGTTGCTGGCCATGGCCCTGAGCCGGGAAGTGCCCAAGCTCAAGGCCGAGGGGGTACAGCTGCATTTCGTGGGCGAGCGTGCCGGCCTGTCCGACAAGGTCAGCGCGGGTCTGGCCCAGGCCGAGGCCGCAACAAAGCACAACACGCGGCTGGTGCTCAACGTCTGTTTCAACTATGGCGGCCGCTGGGACATCGCCCAGGCCGCAGCCCGGCTCGCGGCGCAGGGGCAGCCCTTGACGGAGGCCAGTCTTGACAGCGCGATGGCGCTGGCGCACGTGCCGGATCCGGACTTGCTGATCCGCACCGGCGGCGAGCAGCGCATCAGCAACTTTCTGCTGTGGCAGGCGGCGTACTCCGAACTTTATTTCAGTGACAGCCTGTGGCCCGAGTTTGACGAAGCCGAGCTCGATGCCGCGATTGCCGCGTTCAACCGGCGCGAGCGCCGCTTTGGCAAGACTTCCGCGCAGCTCGCCGGTGTGGCGAACGCGCAGAAGGTGGCCTGAAGAAGCCTCATGCTCAAACAGCGCGTCATCACCGCCCTGGTCTTGCTGGCCATTCTGCTGCCGGCCCTGTTTTACCCCTCGCCCGACCCGTTTTGCGCCATCACGCTGGTGTTGATCGCGGCCGGCGCGTGGGAATGGGGGCGCCTCAATGACTGCAGTAACCCACTGGCCTGGCTGCTGGGCGCAGCCTGTGTGCTTTTGTGCATTGGCAGCTGGGCTTTCGGCCTGTTGTCCATGCCGACGCCCTGGTTGTGGCGCTTTGTCGGCGCGGCGTGGGTGCTGGCGGGTGCGTGGCTGTTGCGTACCGGCGTGGCAGGCTGGCCGCGTATTGCGAGGCCCATCCGGCTCGTCGGCGGGCTCGCTGCCGTATGGCTGGCCTGGCTGGCGATGGCCCAGGCGCGCGTGATCGGCATCAACTTCCTGTTGTCCATCCTGCTGCTGGTCTGGGTCGCTGACATCTTTGCGTATTTTGCCGGACGGGCCTTCGGCACCCGCTTCACCCGGGGCAAGCTGGCTCCTGCCATTAGTCCGGGCAAGAGCTGGGAGGGGGTCTGGGGCGGCATGGCCGGAGTGGTCTTGCTGGCCGCCCTTTGGGTCTGGGCCGATGCGGCGTGGCAGGCGCCGGTGGCCAGCTTGTACAGCCGCCTGATCAGCATGGGCTGGTGGGTGCTGCTGCCCGCGGTTTTGTTCATGGCGGCCATGAGCGTGGTCGGCGACCTCGTGGAGTCGCTCATCAAGCGCAGCGCGGGCGTCAAGGACAGCAGCCGCCTGCTGCCTGGCCACGGCGGCGTGCTGGACCGGGTGGATGCCTTGCTGCCGACCCTGCCGCTGGCCATGATGCTGATCTCCTGGTGACGGCCATGAAGCAGCGCGTTACCGTTCTAGGGTCGACCGGCTCCATCGGCACCAACACGCTCGATGTGATGGCCCGGCACCCGGACCGGTTCGAGGTGTTTGCGCTCACTGCGGCGACCCGGGTCGACCTGATGCTGCAGCAGTGCGTACAGTTCAAGCCCCGGTTTGCCGTGATGGCCAGCGCCCCGCATGGCCGGGAGCTGGCTCAAAAAATCAAGGCAAATGGGCTTGCAATCGAGGTGTTGTCTGGGCCTGATGCAATTAAATTGATAGCGTCCCATGAATTGACCGATACCGTCATGGCCGCCATCGTCGGGGCCGCCGGATTGGCCTCCTGCCTCGCTGCGGCCAGGGCGGGCAAGCGCCTGCTGCTGGCGAACAAGGAGGCGCTGGTGGTGGGTGGCGATGTTTTCATGCGGGCGGTCAGGGAGGGTGGGGCGACGCTGTTGCCGATCGACAGCGAGCATTCCGCCATCTTTCAGTCGTTGCCCGAAGACCCCGCCAGCTGGCCGCAACGGGTCGAGAAAATTATCCTCACCTCGTCTGGCGGACCGTTTCGCACGCGCGAGCCGGCGACGCTGGCGGGCGTCACGCCCGACGAGGCCTGCGCGCATCCGAACTGGGTCATGGGGCGCAAGATCTCGGTGGATTCGGCCACCATGATGAACAAGGCACTCGAAGTCATCGAGGCGCGCTACCTGTTCGACATGCCGGCGCAGCAGATTGAGGTGGTGATTCACCCGCAAAGCGTGATTCACTCCATGGTGCAGTACCGCGATGCCTCGATCGTGGCCCAGCTTGGCACGCCCGATATGCGGGTGCCGATCGCCTATGGCCTGGCCTGGCCCGAGCGCATCGCCTCGGGCGCCCAGGCGCTCGACTTCAGGACGCTGTCGGGCATGACCTTCGAGTCATTTGAGACACAGGGGCACCGGGACCGTTTTCCTGGCCTGCAGCTTGCGTGGGAGGCGCTGCGCGCGCCGGCAGGCGCTTGCGCCACGCTGAATGCGGCCAATGAGGTTGCCGTGGCGGCCTTTCTGGACAAACGCATCCGGTTCGATCAGATTCACCATATCAATCTTGAAACTTTGCAAGCTGTTACGACCTCCGTACCCCAGACGCTGGATGATCTGCTGGCGCTTGATGCGCGCGCGCGCGCAGCCGCGCAGCGCGTCGTGGCGCGCATGGAAACATGACATGTTGAAAGGTGGCGCATGCTGACCCTTGTTGCTTTTTTGGTGGCCCTGGGCCTGCTGATTGCAGTGCATGAATACGGGCATTACCGGGTGGCCGTGGCGTGTGGCGTCAAGGTGCTGCGCTTTTCGATTGGTTTTGGCACGACGCTGTTTCGCTGGCAGCCGAAGCATCAAAAGCATGGGCAATCGACGGAGTTCGTGATCGGCGCCTTTCCGGTGGGCGGCTACGTCAAGATGCTCGACGAGCGCGAGGCCCCGGTCGCGCCCGGGGAGCGGCACCTGGCGTTCAACACCCAGCCTCTGCGCGCGCGCGCCGCCATCGTCGCGGCCGGCCCGATCGCCAACCTGTTGCTGGCGGTGTTGCTGTACTCGGCGGTCAGCTGGTACGGGCAGGAGGAGCCCAAGGCCGTGCTGGGCAGTCCTGTGGCGGGCTCCGTCGCTGCGCAGGCAGGCTTGCAGGGCGGCGAGCTGGTGCAGCGCGCCGGCTTTGAGGATGGCACGCTGGAGCCGGTGCGTTCGTTCGAATCCCTGAACTGGCTGCTGACCCGGGGCGCCCTGGACGGACGCGACGTGCGCCTTGAACTGGCAGGCCCGGACGGCGCCCCGGCGCACGACGTTGTACTGCCACTCAGCCGGCTGGATACGAAAGAGGCCGATGCCCAGTTGCTGCACAAGGTCGGTCTGGTAGCGCCGTGGACCCGCCCCGTGCTGGGCGACGTGATGGCCGGTGGTGCGGCCGAAAAATCAGGTTTGCGCAAGGGCGATGTGGTTGTCGCGGTTGGCGCGACACGCATCGTTGACGGACGCCAGTTGCGCGACGTGATTCGGGCGTCGGTGCGGGACTCGCAGCCGCTGGCGCAGGCGTGGCGGGTGGAGCGCGACAACAAGACCGTGGTGCTCAGCGTGCTGCCGCAAGTGGTGCAGGACGGCGCAGTTGCGGTCGGGAAAATCGGGGCCTACGTGGGGGCACCTCCTGAATTCGTCACGGTCCGGTATGGACCGCTCGACGGCTTGTGGCGTGGGGTCACGCGCACCTGGGAGGTGTCTGCGTTGACGCTGCGCATGATGGGCAAGATGGTGATTGGCGAGGCCTCGCTCAAGAATCTGAGCGGGCCGCTGACCATTGCCGACTACGCCGGCAAGTCCGCCAGCCTGGGGCTTTCGCAATACCTGGTGTTCCTGGCCCTGATCAGCGTCAGCCTGGGTGTGCTCAACCTGCTGCCGCTGCCCGTTCTCGATGGCGGGCACCTGATGTATTATCTTTGGGAAGGCGTGACGGGTAAGAGCGTGTCGCAGGCATGGATGGGACGGTTGCAGCGCGGTGGTGTTGCCGTGCTGCTGCTCATGATGTCGATTGCGCTGTTCAATGACGTTACCCGCATCTTTGGTTAACTACACGCCGGCTCCCCTGAGCAGCGTCGGCATCACCTTCATTCATGAATAATTATTTCAATTGCTTTCGCATGCGCACCGTTTCAGCGGTGGCGATCATGGCCTTCGCCGCCACTGCCGCCTGGGCCGTGGAGCCCTTCACGGTGCGCGACATCCGGGTCGAAGGTTTGCAGCGGGTGGAGCCGGGCACCATTTTCGCGTCCTTGCCGCTGCGCGTGGGCGATACCTACACCGACGAAAAAGGTTCGGCCGCCATCCGGGCACTGTTTGCGCTGGGCTTGTTCAAGG encodes:
- the frr gene encoding ribosome recycling factor, translating into MTIADIRKTTEAKMDQSIGAFKSNLTKIRTGRANPALLDTLQIDYYGTLMPINQVANVSLLDSRTISIQPWEKGMGAKIEKAIRESDLGLNPASMGDLIRVPMPPMSEERRKELTKVVKSEGEGAKIAVRNLRRDGNEAVKKLVKDKLASEDDQKRAEAEIQKVTDRHIAEIDQLVAAKEQDIMAV
- a CDS encoding phosphatidate cytidylyltransferase — encoded protein: MLKQRVITALVLLAILLPALFYPSPDPFCAITLVLIAAGAWEWGRLNDCSNPLAWLLGAACVLLCIGSWAFGLLSMPTPWLWRFVGAAWVLAGAWLLRTGVAGWPRIARPIRLVGGLAAVWLAWLAMAQARVIGINFLLSILLLVWVADIFAYFAGRAFGTRFTRGKLAPAISPGKSWEGVWGGMAGVVLLAALWVWADAAWQAPVASLYSRLISMGWWVLLPAVLFMAAMSVVGDLVESLIKRSAGVKDSSRLLPGHGGVLDRVDALLPTLPLAMMLISW
- the pyrH gene encoding UMP kinase, whose protein sequence is MPDAKPAHKRILLKLSGEALMGDDAFGINRATIVRMVEEIAEVTRLGVEVAVVIGGGNIFRGVAGGSVGMDRATADYMGMLATVMNALALADTMNKAGLTARVMSAIAIEQVVEPYVRPKALQYLEEGKVVIFAAGTGNPFFTTDTAAALRGAEIGAELVLKATKVDGVYTADPKKDPGATRYTKISFDEAIAKNLGILDATAFALCRDQKLPIKVFSIFKHGALKRVVMGEDEGTLVYV
- the uppS gene encoding polyprenyl diphosphate synthase, yielding MSQVPHHIAIVMDGNGRWATRRYLPRVAGHKQGVDALNRCVRACAARGVAVLTVFAFSSENWNRPVEEVSGLMELLAMALSREVPKLKAEGVQLHFVGERAGLSDKVSAGLAQAEAATKHNTRLVLNVCFNYGGRWDIAQAAARLAAQGQPLTEASLDSAMALAHVPDPDLLIRTGGEQRISNFLLWQAAYSELYFSDSLWPEFDEAELDAAIAAFNRRERRFGKTSAQLAGVANAQKVA
- the rseP gene encoding RIP metalloprotease RseP, producing MLTLVAFLVALGLLIAVHEYGHYRVAVACGVKVLRFSIGFGTTLFRWQPKHQKHGQSTEFVIGAFPVGGYVKMLDEREAPVAPGERHLAFNTQPLRARAAIVAAGPIANLLLAVLLYSAVSWYGQEEPKAVLGSPVAGSVAAQAGLQGGELVQRAGFEDGTLEPVRSFESLNWLLTRGALDGRDVRLELAGPDGAPAHDVVLPLSRLDTKEADAQLLHKVGLVAPWTRPVLGDVMAGGAAEKSGLRKGDVVVAVGATRIVDGRQLRDVIRASVRDSQPLAQAWRVERDNKTVVLSVLPQVVQDGAVAVGKIGAYVGAPPEFVTVRYGPLDGLWRGVTRTWEVSALTLRMMGKMVIGEASLKNLSGPLTIADYAGKSASLGLSQYLVFLALISVSLGVLNLLPLPVLDGGHLMYYLWEGVTGKSVSQAWMGRLQRGGVAVLLLMMSIALFNDVTRIFG
- the ispC gene encoding 1-deoxy-D-xylulose-5-phosphate reductoisomerase produces the protein MKQRVTVLGSTGSIGTNTLDVMARHPDRFEVFALTAATRVDLMLQQCVQFKPRFAVMASAPHGRELAQKIKANGLAIEVLSGPDAIKLIASHELTDTVMAAIVGAAGLASCLAAARAGKRLLLANKEALVVGGDVFMRAVREGGATLLPIDSEHSAIFQSLPEDPASWPQRVEKIILTSSGGPFRTREPATLAGVTPDEACAHPNWVMGRKISVDSATMMNKALEVIEARYLFDMPAQQIEVVIHPQSVIHSMVQYRDASIVAQLGTPDMRVPIAYGLAWPERIASGAQALDFRTLSGMTFESFETQGHRDRFPGLQLAWEALRAPAGACATLNAANEVAVAAFLDKRIRFDQIHHINLETLQAVTTSVPQTLDDLLALDARARAAAQRVVARMET